One Candidatus Zixiibacteriota bacterium DNA segment encodes these proteins:
- a CDS encoding VOC family protein, translating to MIKKISQVIVMVENYDKAINWYSEKLGFELHRDIPFGEGQRWVSMLLPDDKGVELALVRVDSQKKLDSVGNQTADNVFLVVETDDCKGDYEKLKAKGVVFHSQPEQMTRGIEVIFEDLYGNRINLLQAVE from the coding sequence ATGATTAAGAAAATAAGTCAGGTTATTGTCATGGTAGAAAACTATGATAAGGCTATCAACTGGTACTCTGAAAAGCTGGGGTTTGAACTTCATCGCGATATACCATTCGGCGAGGGTCAACGCTGGGTATCGATGTTACTGCCGGACGATAAAGGCGTAGAGCTTGCCTTAGTACGAGTCGATAGCCAAAAGAAGCTTGATAGCGTAGGCAATCAAACTGCCGACAATGTATTTTTAGTGGTTGAAACTGACGATTGCAAAGGCGATTATGAAAAACTGAAAGCTAAAGGAGTGGTATTTCATAGCCAACCAGAGCAGATGACTCGCGGTATTGAAGTCATTTTTGAGGACCTTTACGGCAATAGAATTAATCTGCTTCAAGCTGTCGAATAG